Below is a window of Haloterrigena alkaliphila DNA.
GTTGTACGTGCCCGTGAGGTTCACCTCGACGATCCCGCCCCAGTCCTCGGGGGCGACCTCCTGCAGGGGCCCGCCCTCGCCGGCCCCGCCCGCGTTGTTGACGAGGACGTCGACGGTGTCGAACTCCTCGAGCGTCGCCTCGGCGAGCGTCTCGACGTCCTCGCGATCGGTGACGTCGCACTCGACGGGATGGACCGAGCCGGGGAGGTCGGCCCCGTTGAGTTCGTCCGCGACGGCCTCGACGTCGTCCCGCGTCCGCGAACAGATGACGACGTCGGCGCCGTCCGCGACGAACGTCTCCGTAATCGACCGTCCGATACCGCTCGAGGCACCCGTCACGACGGCCGTCTCACCGGCGACGCTGGAGTGTTCGCGAACGGACTCCGTCGTCCTGATCTCGTCTGCTACTGGCATCGCGCACGCTATCGGTCCTCGCGGGAAAAGACGCGGGGCTGCCCTCTCATAGTCGGGGATCCGACCGCTCGCTCGCCATTGTGACCGGAACGAACGACGCGCCCTCGAACCGTCGCGAGCGCCGTCTTACTCGAGGCCGTCGAACATCTCGTCGTAATCGTCGGGACGGACCGGCCCCTCGAGTATCGGATCGTCCGTCTCGTGCATCCACGTGGCGAGCGTCGACTCCAGCTTGGCTCGCACTTGTTCGTAGTCCGCCTCGTCGGCGACGTTCTCCCGCTCGTGCGGATCGGATTCGAGGTCGTACAGTTCCTCGAACACCCGCGACGGGCGGCCGTAGCGGCCCCGAACCTCCTTCCCCGCTCGGCTCGCGTAGACGTCGTTCGGGAGGAACACGCGCGGGTTATGCCAGAAGTTCCTGATGTACTTGAACCGCTCCGTCCGGACGGCCCGAATCGGGTTGTACGTTCCGTGCCAGGTGATCTCCGCAAATACGCGGTCGCGCGGGGAGTACGTCCGGGCGTCGTCGAGCAGCGGGACCAGACTGTAGCCGTCGATGTCGGCCGGCGTCTCGCCGATCGCGAGGTCGAGAACCGTCGGCATGACGTCCACGTTGCTCACCAGTTCCTCGTAGACCGTCCCGCCGTCGATCAGCGGCGGGTATCGCGCCAGCAGAAACGCCTCGACGCCCGGATCGTAACAGGTGCCCTTCGCCCGCGGGAACGCGATACCGTGTTCGGTCGTGAACAGCACGAGCGTCTCCTCCTCGAGGCCCGCCGACTCGAGGGCATCGAGGATCGTTCCCAGGGCGTCGTCGACGGCGTACACCATCCCTCGCATGGCCGCGAGGTCCTCGCGAATGCCCGGTTCGTCGGGCAGGTAGCCGGGTACCTCGATCTCGTCTGGGTCGTCCGCGTCGTAGCGATCGCCGTACCCGTAGAGGACGGCCCCTTCCTCCTCGTCCGGTTCGTCCGTCTCCAGCCGGTGGGCCTCGAAGAACCCCACCGACGCGAAGAACGGAGAGTTGAGCCCGCTGTTCAGGTACTGCGAGAGGGTGTCCGCGACGTCGGCCGCGCGGTTGACCGAGTGCAACTCCGGAGCGACGTTCGGAGAGAGGCGACCGGCCGTGTGGATCTCGTCGTACCCGATATTCTCGGGCGACTCCGAGATGTGCTGGAGGCCGAACAGGTGGGTCTCGTAGCCGGCGTCCGACAACCGCTGTGGAAGCGTCCGCTCGGTGTCGAGTTCCCAGTCAGTATGCGCCAGTCCCAGGAGCCCGTTCACGTGGGGATAGCAGCCGGTGAAGAGGCTACTGCGGCTCGGCGAACACTGCGGTGCGGTCGTGAAGTGATTGGCGAACCGGGCGCCCTCGTCGGCCAACCGCTCGAGGTTCGGCGTCTCGATGTCGACGTCGTAGCACCCGATGTATTGCCCGAGGTCGTGGCAGTGGATCAGCAGCACGTTCGGCGAGTCCATTGGTACTCTTTCACGGGAGAGAGCCGGTTAAACCCGCAGGCTCGTGGCGGATTTCGGAACCGGGTCGACCTCGCCGATCGATCGGCTCGGCCGTCGCGGGAACGGCCGGCGACCGACCGGCACAGCACTTTCACGGGTACCGTCGAACGAGCGCACGTGAACCACGATACCTGGTCCGAGTCGCAAGCGGAGGCGATCGTCACCGTCGACGGCCACGAGCTGTCGGTCGCGTACCGCGACGAGGGAGACGGAGAGCCAGTCGTGTTTCTCCACGGTATCCCGACGTGGTCGTTTCTCTGGCGGCGGATCGCGCCGCAGTTGTCGGATCGGTTCCGGACGATCGTCCCGGACTTCGTCGGCTACGGAAACAGCGATCGGCGCGACGCGTTCGACCGCTCGATCCGCGCTCAGGAGCAGGCCGTCGCCGATCTCGTCGATCAGTTGGGACTCGAGGCGTTCCACGTCGTCGGGCACGACCTCGGCGGCGGAGTCGCGCTCCGGTACGCCGCGCATACCGAGGGGCGGATCGACAAATTGGTCCTCTCGAACGCGACGGCGTACGGCTCCTGGCCGGTGGAGTACATCACCTCGCTGGGACTGCCGCGGACGCTCGAGATGGATCCCGACGCGTTCCGCGAGCGACTCGATCGCGCGTTCGTCGACGGACTCGAACGGGCCGACCCGGAGCCGGAGTGGGTCAGCGGAATGACCGCGCCATGGCTCCGAGACGACGGACAGCGGGCGCTGGCCCGCGCCTCCGTGGCGACGAACACGAACCACACGACCGAGATCGAGTACGATGCCATCGACGTCGATCTGTTGTGTCTGTGGGGCGCGGCGGACGAGGAACAGCCGGTCGAGGACGGCCGACGACTCGTCGACGATATCGGCGGCGAGGTCGTCGCGCTCGAGGACGCCGGTCACTGGGTGACCGAGGACCGGCCGGACGCGTACCGCGACCGCCTCGAGGCGTTTCTCACCGGGTGAGGGACCGTCGAGGAAGACGGTGACGAGGAAAACGGAATTTCGCTGTGTGTCGCTTCAGCACACGACCGGGTCAGCATTATACCCCGTGGGGTCGTCGTCTACGTGATGCCAGGGAAGTCACCGAGTGACGACGACGGAAGGGACGCTACCGGTACCGACAGCCGACGGCTGCTCGCCGACGGTGGATCGGACGACGGACTCGTAACCGTGGAGAGCGACGCCGACGTCGAGACGTCCGTCGAACGCGTGAGAGACGCCATCGAAGGTAACGACGACCTCGGTCTGCTGGCGGAGTTCGACCACGAGGCCAACGCCGACTCGGTCGATCGCGACCTCGAGCCGACGACCGTGCTGGTGTTCGGCAACCCGGAACTGGGAACGCCGTTGATGCAGGCGGGCCGGACGCTGGCGATCGATCTCCCGCAAAAACTGCTCGTTACGGAACGAGCGGACGGTACCGTCACGGTAACCTACAATGATCCGACCTATCTCGCGGACCGACACGGCGTGGAGGATCAGGACGACCGCCTGGATACCGTCTCGGACGCACTGTCATCGCTGGCCGCCGTCGCGGCCGGACGGGAGTAACGAACTCGTCGAGACTCCGGATTCCGATCAAAAGCGATGGCGATCCCTCTCGGCGGTCACAGTTCGACCGGCGACGACGATTCGACGTCGAAGCGGGTGACGTCCGGTTCGCCCGCAAGCAGATCCGGGAGCGCTTCCTCGAACGCCTGAAAGTGGTCGGTCTCGGCGTGCGCGCCGAAGGCGGCTTCGTCCTCGTACCGTTCGAAGAACCGGAACACGTTCGGCTCTTCGACGTCCGTCGCGACTCGATAGTCGATAATACCGTCCTCCTCCCGGGAGTCTTCGGCTAGATCCCGTACGAGTTCGAGGGCCTCGTCGCGGCTGTCCGGCTCGACCGGAAACGTCGCGTGGATAACGAGCATCGCACTTACCTCGACCGACGAGCCACAAAGTTCTATCCCGGTCGTGCACTGATCGTGCATTCCGTGATTTAGACGGGGTCTGCACTCCGCCTGCTGCGCAATCGACGCGGAACAGCTCCAGACGTTCAGCGAGGTCGCCTACGACCTCTGGTTCAACGACAACGTAGACATTCTGCCGGTCACCACCGACCCCCTGCCGCGCGTCGCCGAGATGCGCGATCGGTACGACCTCGATATCCAACTGCACGCCGATCCGGACGGCGAGGTCGCCGACCGGTACAGCGGGACCGAGGAGACGAGTCACGGCCTCATCGGTATCTCGCGCGTGTACGTCATCGACGAGGAGGGGACGGTCCGTTTCGAACAGGTCGCGGACCATCCGGCCGACCGCACCTACGGGAACTGGGTCCGGTACTTCATCCGGAACGACTACGAGGACCCGTTCGGCGAGTAGCCGATAGTTCGGCCGTTGACACCGGTTTTCCGGAATACACGAGAACTATGCGTCTCGTTCCCGTATACCAACCGTATGGCGTTCGCTCCCGATCGCGTCACGACGATCACGTTCGATTCGTACAGCACCATCGTCGACGTCGATGCCGCCGTGCAGGCCCTCACGGATCACGTCGACGACCCCGAACCGGTATCGACGCTGTGGCGACTCCGATCGCTCGAGTACACGCTCGTCGCGAACTACCTCGACGCGTACCAACCGTTCTACGAGATGAACCGGGACGCGCTCCAGTACGCGCTGGACGTGTTCGACGTCGATATCACGGAAGATGAACGCGACGAGGTACTGGCGGTCTACCACGAACTCGAGGTCTTCGACGACGTTCGAGACGGGATCGAACGGCTCCACGAGGGCGGCTACGATTGTTACGTGGTCTCGAACGGGGACCCGGACATGCTGTCTTCGATGGTCGCCCACGCCGGTATCGACGATCTCCTCGCGGATACGATCAGCGCCGACGAGGTCGAGACGTTCAAGCCCGCCGCCGAACTCTATCGCCACGCGGCAGCGAGAACTGGAACACCGATCGACGAAATCGTTCACGTTACCGCCGGCTGGTACGACGTCATGGGAGCGAAACACGCCGGCATGCAGGGTGCGTGGGTCGACCGGAAGGGACGGCCGTGGGAGGCGGTCGCTGGAACGCCGGATCTGACCGTCGAATCGTTCTACGAACTCGCAAATGCACTCGGCGTCTAATACGACTCGCCCAACGACGTGGTACCGCCGTTTGAGTGGACCTCTACTAGCGGCGACACAGATTCGATACGGAGGAGGGAGTCGGGATTGCGAGCGATCCGAGGCAGTATCCGGGGACGACGCCGTACGCGACGGGCGACGACAGAAACCCGATAGCCATCCGGCGGTCGGATCGTCTATCGAGCGCCGTCATCACCTAGAATCCAGCACCGATAGGAACGACACCACCTCGTAGATGACCGCCCGGAGGGTTCGCAACCTACTTCCGGGAGATCTCGCGGTCGGAGATCGTTCGAGACCGACCACGGCTTCGGACTCGAGCGATGGATCGACGACCCGATCGAAACCGCGTGTGAAGCGGGATAGTCGTGCCCCGATTTAGGCCCCGTCGAGGAATTCGCGGAGCCGATCGCCGTAGGCGTCGGGCCGATCGGCCATGACCCAGTGACTCGCCTCGTCCAACCCGACGAGTTCGGCGTCGGAAACGTCTTCTTCCAGCCGCTCGGCGTACTCGATGGGCTGGAACTCGTCCTCGGCGCCCCACAGGAGGAGCGTTCGAGCCGAAATCTCGCTCGGATCGATCTCGGTCGTGTGACTCGTGTTGGTCCCGATCGCGTTGCGCGAGAGCGAGACGATCGCTGCTTCGGAGTCCCACGGGTCGAGCATCCCGTCGACGAATTCTTCGCTCGGGTCGTCGTAGCGGGTCTCACGGAAGACCCCTTCGAGCATTTCTCGGGCGTCGTCGACGCTCATCTCGTCGATGGTCGCGGGCAGTCCGAGATCGAGGATCGTCTCGATCGGCCAGGAATCGTAGCAGACGGCGTTCGAGAGGACGAGGTTCTCGACCGCGTCGGGTTCGTGAGCGGCGTAGCGAAGTCCCACGCCGCCGCCGAGGTCGTGCCCGACGAACGAGAGGGGCTCGAGGTCCAGTTCGTCGACTAACCCGTCGATCATCGCCTCCTGGGCGCGGATCGAGCGATCGAAGCCGTCGTGCATCGCCGAATTCCCGTACCCGACCATGTCCGGGACGATCACTCGGTACTCGTCGGACAGCGGCGGTGCGACGTCGCGCCAGAGGAACGACGACGTCGGAATGCCGTGGCAAAACAGTATCGGTTCGCCGTCACCGTCGTCGTAGTAGGCGACCTCGAGGTCGTGCTCGTCGACGCTGACGGTCGTCGTCTCCTGCTCGTCTGCCCACGTCTCGTAATCCATGACGTGCCACGCTGCAACGGCGAGGTCATTAGCGGTTGGGGTCGGTCGGAATTCGGACGTGTTCGCGGGCTCACTCGAGAGACGCCGTGATCGGCTCGCCCGCGTTCGTCGCCGTCGTTTCGAAGTTCGCGACCGAGGTCACCGTGACGCCGCTTCTGCAAACCGCTCGTCGTTGAGGGAATACACGTTCTGTCTGGCGTCCATGAACGATATTTCCGAGGTGACGAGGTCGCGGTCCTCGAGTTGGTTCAACGCGTAGCGAACCGTCCGAGCGGGTAACATCGTTTCCTCCGCGAGTCGGGACTGAGTGAGGGTCCCTTCGTGAACGAGGACGGTCAACACGAGTTTGGCGCTCGGCGGAACGTCCTTGGCGGCTTCCGGTGCGGTGTTCGTCGACAGGGCGGGCGTATCGCTCATGTATCGGTCCACTCGCCGCGAAGCGATTTCAATAGCTCTCGACCGTGCATCAGTCGCGCACAGACGCGACGGAGATACCCACTCGGGTTTCAGTACCGCGATGCGTGAACGAGTACGACGGCCCGGTGATCGGCTCCGTCTCAGGCCTGAACGTGGTGAACGCGGGTTTCAACGGTCGCGAATCGCCCAGTGAGCCGCGACGGGACCGCCCGTCTCGAGTTCCTCGAGGAGCGTCGGGAACTCCCGAGCGACTCGTGGAACGCGAGACAGGTCTTCGCGCCACAGATCGAGAGACATGTCTCGGACTAGCATGAAAGGCTTTACTGCGGGGACGGTGTATCGAGATCAATGGCACCCTTCGAGTCCGAACTCGCCGTGTACACCTGTCAGTCGTGCGGCGAGTGCCAGTTGGCGTCCGCGGCGCCGACGTGTTGTGGGGAACCGATGGACGAGATCGACGAGACGGTTCCCGTCGAATCGCCGGACGAGTCGCATCTCATGCGGGCCGTATTCGACATCTCCGAGACGGAACTCGAGGTCTGTCGGCACCTGATGTCCGAGAACGAACTCACGGTCGACGAACTCACGGGACTGGTCGATCGGGACCGAAGCGTCGTCACTCGCCATCTCAACCACCTCGTCGAACTAGGGATGGTCGAGAAGCACTCCCGCGTGCTCTCTAATGGCGGCCGCGTGAACGTCTACTCGCATCGATCGGCGGACGCGGTCCGTCGACAGTTCAAACTCGGGCTGTACACGTGGCTGACCGACGCCGTGGACGTCATCGACGACCTCAGCGAGGACAAGATCGAGCGACTCGTCGGGGGAGCGGACGAGGACGACCGCGGTCCGGTCATCGTCGAAGAGGACGAGTAACGTCGCCACGACCTGCTCGGACGCGCACCGCTCGAAGAGACGGACTCGCCGCTATCGAGCGTTGTCGAGAACGCAGTGCTATCGAACGACAGCGACGCTTCTACGGCCCGTCATCGCAGTTCCCCGCCGAGCACCTTCGCGGCGACGAGCACGGGATCCCACGTCGTGTTGAACGGCGGCGCGTACGCGAGGTCGTAGTTCTCGAGTTCGAAGACGGTGGCGCCCGCCTCGAGGGCGCCGACGACCGCGTGACTGCGGTGGACCGCGCCCTCGCCGTACTCGCTGACCAGACTCGCCCCGAGCACGCGTCCCGAGTCACGGTCGGCCGTCAGCGTGACGGTGACGTCGCCGCCCTCGGGATAGTAGCCCGCGCGCGATTTCGCGGTGATGGTCTCGCTGACGGGGTCGAATCCGGCTTTTCGGGCCTCGTCGGGATCGATGATCCCGGTCCGAGCCGCTTCGACGTCGAATGCCTTCACGGCGGCCGTGCCGGCGACGCCGCCGCCCTCCGAGGGTGTTCCGGTGACGGTCTGGCCGACCGCACGGCCGTGTCGGTTGGCCGTCAGCGCCAGCGGCGCGTACGTCGGCTCACCGGTCACGACGTGGGTGGCCTCCGCGCAGTCGCCCGCGGCGTAGACGTCAGGTGCGCTCGTCTCGCGGTAAGCGTCGGTCGCGATCGCGCCCGTCGGCCCGATCTCGAGGCCGGCGTTTTCGGCGAGGGCCGTCCGCGGGCGAACGCCGGTTCCGAGCAGGACCATATCGACCGGGACTCGCTCGGTTTCGGTGACGACGGCACCGACCTCGCCGGCGTCATCGGACTGCGTCCGATTGCTCGAGGGACTTCGCCCCTCGCTGTCGTCGGACGCCCCGCTGCCCGCGAGTTCACGGACTTCGCTTCCGAGATAGAGGGTTACGTCCTGGTCGCGGAGGTGGGCGGCCACCGCCTCGCTGGTCGCCTCGCTGAACCCCTTCAGGACGCGATCACCGCGCTGGAACAGGTGGACTTCGAAGTCGTTCGCGGCCAGCGCTTCGGCCATCTCGATACCGATGTAGCCACCGCCGACGACGGCGACCGGGCCGGTGCAGTCCTCGAGGTACCGGCAGGCCGGCCCCCGGTCCGGCTGCTGGAACGACTCGTCGCTGCGGGCGCGGGCGACGTACTCCCGGAGTTCCTTTCCGTCGCTCATCGACCCGAGCGTGTAGACGCCCTCGAGGTCGACGCCGCCGATCGGCGGGACGACCGACTCCGCGCCCGTCGCGAGCAGCAGGTGATCGTACGGCTGGACGACGTCTCCATCGTCACTCTCGGCCGTAACCGTCCGCTCGTCGGGATCGATCGCGACGACCTCGTGGCCCGTCCGCAGGTCGATGTCGCGTTCCTCGCGGAACTCCTGCGGTGTGACCGAGACCAGCGCCTCGAGCGACTGGATCTCTCCTTTGACGTAGTAGGGCAGCCCGCAGGCGCCGTAGGAGACCCACTCCCCCTTCTCGAAGACGACGATCTCGAGGTCGGAATCCTCGCGTCGGGCCTTGCTCGCCGCGGCCATTCCCGCCGCGTCACCGCCGACGATGACGAAGGTATCCGTCATGGACGGATCGTCCACGGCTCACCTTGTAACTGTGCGGTCGGCGGCTCTCGCGGTCTCGAGAAGCGCAATCGCTAGGCAGACGCCGTCCGGTCCCTGGAGGTCGATGCCGCCGTTACCGTCGATCACTTCGCCGGTGACGTCTCTCGACTCCTCGCTCGCGAGACAGCGGACGAGTCCGGCGATCTCATCGCCGGTCGCGAACCGCTCGAGCGGGATGTCCTCGCGCAGGCCGCCCCGAACGTTCTCGGAGAGCGCGTCGACCATCTCCGTCCGCGTGAAGCCGGGGGCGATACAGTTGGCCGTCGTCCGCGTTCTGGCCAACTCGAGCGCGAGCGACCTGGTGACGGTGAATCAGCGAGATGATCCGGTACCCGAAGAGACCGCTCGTGACCGTAGCGTAGTTGGCCTGTTCGACGGTGCCCTGCTTGTCGACAACGCTCGAGCCGCATCATTTCGCCGCTTCGACGACGATCGAATCTCGAGTGTCACTCAGCTGCTGGAAGCGTAAACGAGAACGTGGAGCCTTCGCCCGGTTCGCTTTCGACCCAGATTTCCCCTTCGTGTCGTTCGACGATCCGCTCACAGAGTGCGAGACCGATACCGGTTCCGCTGTGTTCTTCCTGACTGTGAAGCCGGTCGAAAACGGTAAAGATGCGGTCTTGATCGTCAGGATCGATCCCGATACCCTCGTCTTCGACCGAGATGACCCATTTTTGACCACGTCGTCTGGCACCGACGTGCACCCGCGGCGGCTCGTCGCCGCTGTACGTAATCGCGTTCGAGAGCAGATTCTGGAAGACCTGCCGCATCTGGGTGTCGTCACCCTTTACCCGTGGAAGTCGTTCCGTCGTGATTTCGGCGTCGGTCTCTTCGATTTGTATCTGTAAGTTATCTACTACGTCACTGAACACGTCTTCTAACTCGATCGGCTCGATCGGGTCGCCGCGCGTCTCCACCCGGGAGTACGCGAGGAGGCCGTCGATCATCTCGCGCATCCGTTCCGCTCCGTCGACTGC
It encodes the following:
- a CDS encoding FAD-dependent oxidoreductase translates to MTDTFVIVGGDAAGMAAASKARREDSDLEIVVFEKGEWVSYGACGLPYYVKGEIQSLEALVSVTPQEFREERDIDLRTGHEVVAIDPDERTVTAESDDGDVVQPYDHLLLATGAESVVPPIGGVDLEGVYTLGSMSDGKELREYVARARSDESFQQPDRGPACRYLEDCTGPVAVVGGGYIGIEMAEALAANDFEVHLFQRGDRVLKGFSEATSEAVAAHLRDQDVTLYLGSEVRELAGSGASDDSEGRSPSSNRTQSDDAGEVGAVVTETERVPVDMVLLGTGVRPRTALAENAGLEIGPTGAIATDAYRETSAPDVYAAGDCAEATHVVTGEPTYAPLALTANRHGRAVGQTVTGTPSEGGGVAGTAAVKAFDVEAARTGIIDPDEARKAGFDPVSETITAKSRAGYYPEGGDVTVTLTADRDSGRVLGASLVSEYGEGAVHRSHAVVGALEAGATVFELENYDLAYAPPFNTTWDPVLVAAKVLGGELR
- a CDS encoding helix-turn-helix domain-containing protein produces the protein MAPFESELAVYTCQSCGECQLASAAPTCCGEPMDEIDETVPVESPDESHLMRAVFDISETELEVCRHLMSENELTVDELTGLVDRDRSVVTRHLNHLVELGMVEKHSRVLSNGGRVNVYSHRSADAVRRQFKLGLYTWLTDAVDVIDDLSEDKIERLVGGADEDDRGPVIVEEDE
- a CDS encoding alpha/beta fold hydrolase gives rise to the protein MDYETWADEQETTTVSVDEHDLEVAYYDDGDGEPILFCHGIPTSSFLWRDVAPPLSDEYRVIVPDMVGYGNSAMHDGFDRSIRAQEAMIDGLVDELDLEPLSFVGHDLGGGVGLRYAAHEPDAVENLVLSNAVCYDSWPIETILDLGLPATIDEMSVDDAREMLEGVFRETRYDDPSEEFVDGMLDPWDSEAAIVSLSRNAIGTNTSHTTEIDPSEISARTLLLWGAEDEFQPIEYAERLEEDVSDAELVGLDEASHWVMADRPDAYGDRLREFLDGA
- a CDS encoding MarR family transcriptional regulator; this translates as MSDTPALSTNTAPEAAKDVPPSAKLVLTVLVHEGTLTQSRLAEETMLPARTVRYALNQLEDRDLVTSEISFMDARQNVYSLNDERFAEAASR
- a CDS encoding putative quinol monooxygenase, with protein sequence MLVIHATFPVEPDSRDEALELVRDLAEDSREEDGIIDYRVATDVEEPNVFRFFERYEDEAAFGAHAETDHFQAFEEALPDLLAGEPDVTRFDVESSSPVEL
- a CDS encoding DUF302 domain-containing protein, which gives rise to MPGKSPSDDDGRDATGTDSRRLLADGGSDDGLVTVESDADVETSVERVRDAIEGNDDLGLLAEFDHEANADSVDRDLEPTTVLVFGNPELGTPLMQAGRTLAIDLPQKLLVTERADGTVTVTYNDPTYLADRHGVEDQDDRLDTVSDALSSLAAVAAGRE
- a CDS encoding alpha/beta fold hydrolase encodes the protein MNHDTWSESQAEAIVTVDGHELSVAYRDEGDGEPVVFLHGIPTWSFLWRRIAPQLSDRFRTIVPDFVGYGNSDRRDAFDRSIRAQEQAVADLVDQLGLEAFHVVGHDLGGGVALRYAAHTEGRIDKLVLSNATAYGSWPVEYITSLGLPRTLEMDPDAFRERLDRAFVDGLERADPEPEWVSGMTAPWLRDDGQRALARASVATNTNHTTEIEYDAIDVDLLCLWGAADEEQPVEDGRRLVDDIGGEVVALEDAGHWVTEDRPDAYRDRLEAFLTG
- a CDS encoding SDR family NAD(P)-dependent oxidoreductase, whose translation is MPVADEIRTTESVREHSSVAGETAVVTGASSGIGRSITETFVADGADVVICSRTRDDVEAVADELNGADLPGSVHPVECDVTDREDVETLAEATLEEFDTVDVLVNNAGGAGEGGPLQEVAPEDWGGIVEVNLTGTYNVTRAFADALRSDGGAIVNTSSMAGRYGVAGMGPYSAAKAGVSALTRTLAVEWADDDVRVNAVEPGFIATPVREAFGLDEIPDRDAVAREVGSPHEVADLVRFLASDAASFVTGQTLSPTGPPNTFEPPEP
- a CDS encoding haloacid dehalogenase type II; protein product: MAFAPDRVTTITFDSYSTIVDVDAAVQALTDHVDDPEPVSTLWRLRSLEYTLVANYLDAYQPFYEMNRDALQYALDVFDVDITEDERDEVLAVYHELEVFDDVRDGIERLHEGGYDCYVVSNGDPDMLSSMVAHAGIDDLLADTISADEVETFKPAAELYRHAAARTGTPIDEIVHVTAGWYDVMGAKHAGMQGAWVDRKGRPWEAVAGTPDLTVESFYELANALGV
- a CDS encoding sulfatase family protein; the encoded protein is MDSPNVLLIHCHDLGQYIGCYDVDIETPNLERLADEGARFANHFTTAPQCSPSRSSLFTGCYPHVNGLLGLAHTDWELDTERTLPQRLSDAGYETHLFGLQHISESPENIGYDEIHTAGRLSPNVAPELHSVNRAADVADTLSQYLNSGLNSPFFASVGFFEAHRLETDEPDEEEGAVLYGYGDRYDADDPDEIEVPGYLPDEPGIREDLAAMRGMVYAVDDALGTILDALESAGLEEETLVLFTTEHGIAFPRAKGTCYDPGVEAFLLARYPPLIDGGTVYEELVSNVDVMPTVLDLAIGETPADIDGYSLVPLLDDARTYSPRDRVFAEITWHGTYNPIRAVRTERFKYIRNFWHNPRVFLPNDVYASRAGKEVRGRYGRPSRVFEELYDLESDPHERENVADEADYEQVRAKLESTLATWMHETDDPILEGPVRPDDYDEMFDGLE